One segment of Bradyrhizobium sp. WD16 DNA contains the following:
- a CDS encoding DUF1236 domain-containing protein, with protein sequence MTAQTKSGTSSQTTVGATGSSINLTPDQRTKIRQTVLTSSAPRVANVNFSIHVGTVILRTVHVVEVPSTLIEIHPDWRGYRYFVVHDQIIIVEPDSLRIVAVLDV encoded by the coding sequence ATGACCGCCCAGACGAAGTCCGGTACCAGCTCGCAGACGACGGTGGGCGCGACCGGTTCGTCGATCAACTTGACGCCGGACCAGCGCACCAAGATTCGCCAGACGGTGCTGACCTCGAGCGCGCCCCGGGTCGCTAACGTGAATTTCTCGATCCACGTCGGTACGGTGATTCTCCGTACGGTTCACGTCGTCGAGGTGCCGTCCACCCTGATCGAGATCCACCCCGATTGGCGCGGCTACCGCTACTTCGTGGTGCACGACCAGATCATCATCGTTGAACCGGACTCCTTGCGCATCGTCGCCGTGCTCGACGTCTGA